One window of the Rhinoraja longicauda isolate Sanriku21f chromosome 2, sRhiLon1.1, whole genome shotgun sequence genome contains the following:
- the atpsckmt gene encoding ATP synthase subunit C lysine N-methyltransferase, translating into MSAGTATDSPVPGGGRRRRRPRWGLVLLGAAGGAVVALYAAAAPFVAPALRRVCLPFVPATPAQVGNVLQLLSGRPGPLVDIGSGDGRIVIAAAKQGFRAVGYELNPWLVWYSRYRARQQGVHHNARFYIYDIWKVNFSEFNNVVIFGVPQMMESLEKKLQKELKDDAKIVACRFPFPSWIAVHESGKGIDTAWLYDAKSFKTTAREEFPN; encoded by the exons ATGTCTGCGGGGACCGCGACTGACAGCCCGGTccccgggggagggaggaggaggaggaggccgcgGTGGGGACTGGTGCTGCTGGGCGCAGCGGGCGGCGCTGTCGTTGCTCTGTACGCGGCGGCCGCTCCGTTTGTGGCTCCTGCACTGAGGCGGGTCTGCCTGCCCTTCGTCCCGGCTACCCCGGCCCAGGTGGGGAATGTGCTGCAGCTGCTGAGCGGCCGACCGGGACCCCTGGTGGACATCGGCAGCGGCGACGGCAGGATC GTAATTGCAGCAGCAAAGCAAGGTTTTCGAGCCGTTGGTTATGAACTGAACCCTTGGCTGGTTTGGTATTCCAGATACAGAGCAAGGCAGCAAGGAGTGCACCACAATGCCAGGTTTTATATCTATGACATTTGGAAG GTGAATTTCTCAGAATTTAATAATGTTGTTATATTTGGAGTTCCTCAGATG ATGGAGTCCTTAGAGAAGAAACTACAGAAAGAGCTGAAAGACGATGCCAAAATTGTAGCGTGTCGCTTTCCATTCCCCAGCTGGATTGCTGTTCATGAATCTGGAAAAGGAATCGATACAGCCTGGTTGTATGATGCAAAATCATTTAAAACCACTGCAAGAGAAGAATTTCCTAATTAA